AGATCAGTTTACAAACTGTGATGCACTATACGAATAAGTTCTCATTTGCAGAGAGCACAGCATAGGATATGTGGCCATTAATGTTaattcccttcccccttccatgcctttctcttgttcctttatgTATGCGGATCAGTTACATTATTAAGCTAACTATGTACCTGAGCTCTTATAAGCTTAATAATGTAACCAAGAATCTGATTTTTAGCAAGGGGGTAGTTCTTAGAAACTTAGGGAGCTGGAacgctgaatgaatgaattaaaataatgcaattacatcattaatttgaaaatttatcatcatggatcaaaaataaaaattattgggcttccctggtggcgcagtggttgagaatctgcctgctaatgcaggggacacgggttcgagccctggtctgggaggatcccacatgccgcggagcggctgggcccgtgagccacaattgctgagcctgcgcgtctggagcctgtgccccacgacgggaggggccgcgatagagaaaggcccgcgcaccgcgatgaagagcggtccccgcaccgcgatgaagagtggcccccgcttgccgcaactggagaaagccctcgcacgaaccgaggacccaacacagccaaaaataaataaataaataaataaataagaaaatcctttaaaaaaaagaaaaaaataaaaaaaaataaaaataaaaattattaaaaaattaaatgaaaatttaaaaatgtattatcccGCAATTGAGACTCACCACAACGTGTGACGTCTGTCAGGCATTCGCTGTCACAACGCAGCTTGACTGTCTTACAGACAACctcaatagtatttttaaattggcaGAGGCAGCAGGCCATACGGCTAGGTAAGATCCTATAAAGGGAAACACAGGTAATTAAATTCGTGGTAAAAGAGTTACTTGAGTAGGTAGAAGAGGTAGGCCAAGGCCACCACAGAGCAGTGCAAAAAGGAGTTCCTGGGGCATATGGACTGGAGAACTGGATAGGGGCCGGTTGGCCAACTGCTGCTCTTGACTGTTGTAAGTAAATATAGAGGAGGAGAGAGGTGCCCAACAGAAGAAGGATTAGGATGGCAGTAGGTATGGTATGCCTAGACAAAAGGGAATAGGGATTAGAATTGGGTGACGTTGATCTGTAGTTTAATTCAGAAGTATCTCCTTCCAACCCGAAAGCCTCACTTGGGGTTGAGAGTACACAGGAAGAAGGCAGACTTCTAAGAAGAGTCTGAATAAGACCGCACCTTCTGGAGTCCTTTTCTCAGTTCCTATTTGTGAGTAGTAATATATTAGAAATCATTCTAGTAAGAAAAAAGCATCGTGTGGTTAAACAATAACAGAGATCGCATTGGCCAAATCTGGACAAAAGGAACATTCCAAAGAATAACATTATCATTATAATAAGGTACAacatagttaatttttaaaaaagcacatgagttcataatgatactcaAAATGAAAAGTGGAGGAGCTCTTCTTTACAGAATAACGTCAGCTAATAAATGCAAAAGGAATGACAGAATTAGGAAAGTGTCATTTTGCAACTATCAATGTAATAATCGATTCAGACAAGGATTATCATTGATGCACAGTTGGGTGAAGAGTTGTTTGAAAGTAGGATCTTCGCTGATCCCAACGTATCACCCCACATATTATTTATCAATTACCAAGGGGAAAAATAACTTTACAATGGAGAGATATGCAACATACCACCTTAGTCAAGTGATCAAACTTAGCACTGGGCCACCTGAAGTGATGAAGTATGAAGAATACATCACCTATATAGTAGTCTTCCCCAAAATGTTTACTTTGAACctaatgaggaaacagacaaatccagatTGTGGGGCAATTTACAAGACAACTGGCTTAGACTCTTCAaaaatgccaatgtcataaaacatcaaaaaaaatagtAGGGAAATATTCTAGattaaaggaaacaaagacaTGACATGCAATGCCTAATCTTTAACTGGACCCtgtatcaaaacaaaacagacttaaaCTATGTTATTGGCTTCTGGCCAAGATGAAGTAACAAGGACCAATTTGACCTCCCACCTGAAACAATGAAAACATCAGACAGGAcatatgaaacaacagttttcaagAAACTGGACCTCAGGCAATAAAGTTCAGTGATCTCCAGGAGAtgggaaataaatgaagtgaTCCCTCTAATTGCCCTACCTTACTTCTCTGAGAGAGTTTCCAGGTCATGGTAAAGGGAAGAGAAGTCCAGGCAGAGACTGGTGGACTCCCTGACTGAGGAAATGGAGCTGAGAGTCTGGGAAAACCAACGTAACCTGAGTTCCCAAAGCAGAgtatcagagagaaaagaagtgcACAGACAAAGAACTCTGGAGATATGCAGAGGGATCTCTTGAGAATTCAACAAAGTATTGGTCAGTACATTTGTGTGAGGAATTCCCTGATGCCAGGAAAAGAACCACATGAAAGGATTAACAATAAGAATAACTGGATATCACACAGGGTCGTAGGAATAGTACCTGTTCCTACAAGTCAGACTGCAAAACCTCATGATGCTCAGAAAGGACTTGTCTCCGTAGTTGCATATAGTGAGCTCCAGACTAAAGGCTACTTGGACTCCTACCCAACGAATCTTACACACTAgacctaaaagaataaaattgttctGAGTAACTTAATTTCACCCAAAACAAAGCCCAAGCATTTTACAggaagatacatacatacatatatatatatatatatatatatatatagcaaacaATAAACTAAACCTCAAAATACCTGGGATCATATGAAAAATTGCCAAGCctgcaaagaagtaggaaaatatgacccatactGAGGAGAAAAGGCAATCAATCAAAACTAACCCATAATCCATACAGATGTTAGAACTGGCAGAAAAGaacctttaaaaagttattatacaTGAAGAAAAGTTATTACAACTGTATTTCATATGTTAAAAAACCCAGAATAAACACTGAAAATGTTAAGTATAGGCatggaaaatgtaaaacagaccCAAATTGTGCttctagagattaaaaacaaTGTCTAAATGAAAAAGACACTGAACGAGGTTAATGgcagattagacactgcagaagaaagGGTCAGTGAACATTAAGGCATagtaatagaaactatccaaaacgaaacaaaaagagtcacaaaacaaaacaacaacaaaaatgaatagGGCCTCAGTGAGTTGTGCAACAACTTCAAGTGGCCTAATACATGGGTACTTAGAGTCCAcgaaggagaggagaaatacaaaaatttgaagaaataatagccaacACTTTTCCAAATTGGTAAACACTATAAACCCACAAAGTCAAGAAGATCAGTGAACTTTAAGCATAAGAAACATGGACAAAACTACACCAAGgcacaaaaaataatcaaattgctcaaaaccagcaataaagagaaaaatttaaaagcagccagaggaaacaaCTATACACTAcgtacagaggaacaaagataacaaTGACAGCAGAATTCTTGTTGGAAACAATGTAAAGGAGAACTCAGTGGAATAACACCTTTAAAGTAGTGCATTGAATTCTATCAAGCTAGAATTCTATCCCCAGATCTgtccaaacaaaagcaaaatgaagactATCTCAGACATacagaagctgaaagaattcattacTAGTAGACTTTCACTATAAGAAATGgtaaaagaagtatttttaagcagaaggaaaatgacactTGTTTGGAATATGGATCTACACAAAAGATTAAGAATACtggaattgggacttccctggtggttcagtggttaagactctgcctgccagtgcaggggacacgggtcccaTCCCTGGTCTCGGAAAgtcccacaggctgtggagcaactaagtccgtgcgccacaactcctgagcccgcgcgtctagagcccgtactccacaacaagagaagccaccgcaatgagaagcccgtgcaccgtgatgaagacccaacgcagccaaaaaagggaaaaggaaacaaaaaaatcctgggaATATACTTTTCAGTAAAAGAACATAGTGTATCTCAGTCCTCATGACTAAAGAGAAGAATCAAGTAGTAGTAGGTGGAAAGGTGGCTTTGATTCTCAGTTTGTGGGTTCTGAATCTGAATGAATTATTGTCCTTACCTCAATGAGACAGAGAATTGTAACCAAAATCGTCACTGCTACAGTTACAGATATTGCCAAGATGAGTTTGTTGTTACAGCCACATCCTGGAACTTCTTTTgtgagctaaaaaaataaatgacaattttttaaaaacaaggagatACAAGGGATGAAAGCTAACTCTTCTTAAACCTATTCTAAACAATAGCTAACTATTCTTAAACTACTATAGAACCCAATCCTTTCAGGCGAGTAGCTTCTATAAGAACAAGctaaatttaatgttattaatcTCATCATTAGCCTTTTcttctacaatttatttatctacaaTTTAGTTGTCTTGTGTTATGTCCTCTTCTCGTCTACCCTAGGGATAGTGGCACACTCTCTAAATGAGCCAAGTGGGAGATCACTGTCTTAGCCAGTTTCATGGCTGAAGATACGATACAGACTAGGAGCCCGTGGTATTCCTGCCTGGGCACGTTCATGGCATGTCCTAAACTGAGTAAAAGTCCAGGTCCCATGTTTCAGGGGTTCTCCTCACCTCACTTGACTCCTGCTCTTTCTGCTCACTCTGGGCTTCTGTGCTCTCACTGACAGAGCTGTCACTTCTCCACTGGTCCGTATCCCATTCCGCTTTGGACACCTTTACTTCTTGCTGCTTGCTGAGAAGCTTCATCAGGAGGCCTGTTCTAGAGATGAGGTTGGCACAGGCCAGCTGCACGTGGGTCTCCGAGCAGTCTATTTTCAGAGTCTGGATAACATGAGAAATGAGCCTTCGCATGTCCTTGTTGGGGATGAGGGACCGCAGCTGCTGCTTTAGCTGAGTTTCAACTTGATCACCCGGGGATGTGAACGCTAGGAAAGTGAAGCCTGTGGGCTTAGAGGATAATTCAGCGCCCGTGTTGTGCTACTCCCATTGTGTTTCGTTGGTGTGTTGAACAGTTGGCATACTGTTGTCTGCAGCAACAGTAGAATGTGCAGTGGAGACGTTCCTATGGGTAGTGTTtccagggctggttcctcctggcAGACTAGAGTTTCCTGTAGAAAtaatttcttcagaaacattttgtgCAGTATTGTTTTCTGAAGTAGCGTTTTCTATCGAagggtctgaaagagaaaataattctggaaaagGAATTTCCTGAGCAGTCACTTCTCCTGAAGATGAAACAGCCTCTCGCGGAGGGGAATTTATGAGACTCCTCCCTACAGAGAACGGAGGGCTTGCAAGCATCATTCTATTGGGTGAACTTTTCTTTCTGAACTTTCGACTCCttttgactttgggttttctgtgGACCCGATGAGTCCTAATTTTATGGAAGATGTATTTTTTCCCAGAATGTGAGATTAGTTCAAAATCCTTAATATTTCTAACTCTAGCCTTTGCATCTTCTAAAACAAGTAGAGTGTTGGATAAgtcttttgatttgcttttaacCTCAGGTGGGGATTTTGGAGGGATGGAGGCAGGAGGCCTGCCTTTGAAGTACTGTTTCAGGGTAGAGGAACCTGCTGCCTTGTCTTCCTTTATGAATGAAGACTCTGCATTGGAGGACTTTCCCACCAGCTTCCTGGGCCTCTGCACCATGAGTAGCTGATTCAGCTTTCTTGGGGATGGCCTCCTGAGCCTTCTTTCTTCGGCAGTGCTCGCCACAGATGGCTGGGCATTCTGTTTCCCCCAGACGCTCTCATCTCCCACTGCTTTGAGGTGCATTTTCTGTAGGCCCCTCGGGCCCTTGAGGACCCTGTTCACTCTCAGCAGCTTTTCCTCTGTACTCTTAGTCTTCGCTAGGCTGTCTTTCTGTGGTTGGGCAGTTTCCAACTTCTTTTGAAAGATGTAGCGTTTATACATGGCACTTAAAAGGTTGGAACGCGTACGCGTGgcaggtttttcttcctttttcacctCATCCATTTTT
This Balaenoptera acutorostrata chromosome 20, mBalAcu1.1, whole genome shotgun sequence DNA region includes the following protein-coding sequences:
- the LOC130705822 gene encoding leucine-rich repeat-containing protein 37A-like, with product MKVLQAWKKNNSPELTIESERASSDKSAVSLSGFMNEQLDFNNDSDIIRARNYILPYISEGNLGDVESTLLPFLQLLFSSTQAGAMPLGLLKNNTSSPSVKRVRNNSTNKNRLRKLHFLENLLDAETQEKMDEVKKEEKPATRTRSNLLSAMYKRYIFQKKLETAQPQKDSLAKTKSTEEKLLRVNRVLKGPRGLQKMHLKAVGDESVWGKQNAQPSVASTAEERRLRRPSPRKLNQLLMVQRPRKLVGKSSNAESSFIKEDKAAGSSTLKQYFKGRPPASIPPKSPPERSHPRVIKLKLS
- the LOC130706007 gene encoding leucine-rich repeat-containing protein 37A3-like; the encoded protein is MRRLISHVIQTLKIDCSETHVQLACANLISRTGLLMKLLSKQQEVKVSKAEWDTDQWRSDSSVSESTEAQSEQKEQESSELTKEVPGCGCNNKLILAISVTVAVTILVTILCLIEDLT